From Draconibacterium halophilum, one genomic window encodes:
- a CDS encoding Dps family protein — protein MKAKNQITVEKLNQLLADYQIHYQNLRGLHWNIKGQLFFALHARFEEYYNQAADVVDEIAERILMLGGQPLHTFEDYTKTAKLDVVANVSKAKPAVESVLKSQRYFLKSFNEILEVAGENNDEGTAAIMSDWIGHTEKEIWMLESFLA, from the coding sequence ATGAAAGCAAAAAATCAAATTACAGTAGAGAAATTAAATCAGTTGTTGGCAGATTATCAGATTCATTATCAGAACCTACGCGGTTTGCACTGGAACATTAAAGGACAATTGTTCTTTGCATTGCATGCGCGATTTGAAGAGTATTATAACCAGGCAGCTGATGTTGTAGATGAAATTGCCGAGCGCATTCTAATGCTGGGAGGTCAGCCACTGCATACTTTCGAGGATTACACCAAAACAGCAAAATTGGATGTGGTAGCCAATGTTTCGAAAGCCAAGCCGGCTGTAGAAAGTGTTTTGAAAAGCCAGCGTTATTTTCTGAAAAGCTTTAACGAAATTCTGGAAGTTGCCGGAGAAAATAACGATGAAGGTACCGCCGCCATAATGAGCGACTGGATTGGGCATACTGAAAAAGAAATCTGGATGCTGGAATCATTCCTTGCATAA